A window of Strigops habroptila isolate Jane chromosome 5, bStrHab1.2.pri, whole genome shotgun sequence contains these coding sequences:
- the TCTN3 gene encoding tectonic-3, with the protein MRGVLLALLLAWVAGWSPGSPPGAAAELAAGAAHRAVPRSEEVASRRAPAAQAGSQTSATGACRGGPAPHIRRRAPRAPARSPAAGGFPARYLPPGARGLRDPGAAESSRLSSGSRTVSQVCVEKSLLFRSNAPYPTDSIPVPGGHDLFCVQLHDSKLNYYQQPQDIKESDFLKFSEKYGRHSFVAPSQVQRSFSPFYRAGDPILIYFDSSSALSTLRQPVKMGSSGLCVDGNPAGFLDSKSTSCTRIFANLSKSCVTDPVLDAASYYRDFYVLKVPVNDTIVQSMKIKVTAVAPPEAPRMKGNTCNNVVSEVIYEIEFSGTHGIQSVSVWFKVSNISGNSGSALQQRFTLHFWTRTLSHMLPRSGNPGYITGAPLLITNRGATQHMSILRSEGHGSCSPFLRHTVQFGRNMRTGCKLSLSPVLEESNCSYTQQKLYEAFQGMKRAEDLAITGSAHSTQAEEWITILIQNCSVQAVNCVSCCMIPMTLEIQILWTKVGLLSNPEAQILGARYLYHCHPLKFLSTSTVPLTTVVTFTDMTEWPEPPRGQPQIHWKLPFDVFFPFKVAMNLERSYRDDLAGYFFLILIICSILCF; encoded by the exons ATGCGGGGCgtgctgctggccctgctgctggcgTGGGTGGCCGGCTGGAGCCCTGGCAGCCCGCCCGGAGCCGCCGCCGAGCTCGCCGCAGGGGCCGCGCATCGGGCCGTTCCCCGAAGCGAGGAAGTGGCCTCGCGCCGAGCCCCCGCGGCCCAGGCCGGCTCCCAGACCTCCGCCACCGGGGCCTGCCGCGGCGGTCCCGCTCCTCATATCCGTCGCCGCGCCCCGCGGGCACCTgcccgcagccccgccgccggcggCTTTCCCGCCCGCTACCTGCCGCCCGGCGCCCGCGGCCTGAGGGATCCCGGGGCTGCTGAGTCATCCCGTCTGTCCAGCGGCAGCAG GACTGTGAGTCAAGTGTGTGTGGAAAAATCACTCCTGTTCAGAAGTAATGCCCCTTACCCTACTGACAGCATTCCTGTTCCTGGTGGACATGATCTGTTCTGTGTGCAGCTGCATGACT CAAAGCTGAACTACTACCAACAGCCACAGGATATCAAAGAATCTGATTTTTTGAAGTTCTCAGAGAAGTATGGCAGACACTCTTTTGTAGCACCATCACAAGTCCAGCGATCATTCTCTCCCTTTTACCGG GCTGGGGATCCAATCCTAATCTACTTTGATTCATCATCTGCACTGAGCACACTTAGACAGCCAGTAAAAATGGGATCCAGTGGACTTTGTGTTGATGGAAATCCTGCTG GCTTCCTGGACAGTAAAAGCACAAGCTGTACTCGGATTTTTGCCAACTTGAGCAAGAGCTGCGTTACTGACCCTGTCCTAGATGCTGCCTCCTACTACCGTGACTTCTATGTGCTAAAG gTCCCAGTTAATGACACCATTGTGCAGTCCATGAAG ATAAAGGTCACTGCAGTTGCACCACCTGAAGCTCCCCGAATGAAAGGCAACACATGTAACAACGTTGTTTCTGAG GTGATCTATGAGATAGAATTCAGTGGCACACATGGGATTCAGAGTGTTTCTGTCTGGTTCAAAGTGAGCAACATCTCTGGGAACTCAGgatctgctctgcagcagcgcTTCACTTTGCATTTCTGG ACCAGGACTCTTTCTCATATGTTGCCTAGAAGTGGAAACCCTGGCTATATCACTGGAGCACCACTGTTGATTACAAACAGGGGTGCAACGCAGCAT ATGAGCATTCTGCGGAGTGAAGGTCATGGAAGTTGCTCACCGTTTCTCCGACACACAGTACAATTTGGAAGAAATATGAGGACAGGCTGCAAGCTCAG ccTATCCCCAGTACTGGAAGAAAGTAACTGTAGTTATACCCAGCAGAAGTTATATGAGGCTTTTCAGGGGATGAAGAGAGCAGAGGACCTTGCTATAACTGGCAGTGCTCATTCAACCCAGGCAGAAGAGTGGATCACCATTCTGATTCAGAACTGCAGTGTGCAG gctGTGAACTGCGTTTCCTGTTGCATGATTCCTATGACCCTGGAGATACAGATACTGTGGACAAAAGTGGGCCTCCTGTCCAACCCAGAGGCTCAAATACTGGGTGCACGGTACCTCTATCATTGTCACCCCCTGAAG TTCCTAAGCACAAGCACGGTACCTTTGACAACTGTTGTTACCTTCACTGACATGACGGAATGGCCAGAACCTCCAAGAGGCCAGCCCCAAATACACTGGAAACTCCCATTTGACGTCTTTTTCCCATTTAAGGTGGCAATGAATTTGGAAAGAAGTTACAGAGATGATCTGGCTGGCTATTTTTTCTTGATTCTAATAATCTGCAGTattctctgcttttga